A stretch of Coturnix japonica isolate 7356 chromosome 11, Coturnix japonica 2.1, whole genome shotgun sequence DNA encodes these proteins:
- the LOC107319127 gene encoding uncharacterized protein LOC107319127: MPVSHYFVDLCILMLLFLIYKCITARRQQDDQQRRRWWRWRRRMSESELSGERWAHGPICPTSGSPNPTSTFSKDLLTPDAGVPSSEHMWRTRALPPASPSTGREVSGLPACFPLTAPMGACGDGARDGSCKDIAVPVSDSKLQLEKEVRNKMEFHTARKSLQIKLKCLPGLVLCSMEVLSCSLTSTARSRPVPVYIPRRESSFLPEEQREMLELHIRTAKLQRCKEHHGREQPSQRAVRGQDSSRAALQTNRQAQKFSTWTNTAHTAAGVQHRRHRRGHSFAIRGDD, from the exons ATGCCTGTCAGCCACTACTTTGTGGATCTCTGCATTCTGATGCTTCTGTTCTTGATCTACAAGTGCATCACTGCCCGACGCCAACAG GATGACCAACAGAGACGGCGATGGTGGAGATGGCGGAGACGTATGTCAGAGTCTGAGCTGA GTGGTGAGAGATGGGCACATGGCCCCATATGTCCCACCAGCGGGAGCCCAAACCCCACCAGCACCTTCAGCAAGGACCTTCTGACACCAGACGCAGGAGTCCCTTCCTCCGAACACATGTGGAGGACACGAGCTCTGCCCCCAGCCTCTCCCAGCACAGGCAGGGAGGTCTCAGGACTGCCAGCGTGCTTTCCTTTGACCGCACCAATGGGCGCATGTGGGGACGGAGCCAGGGATGGGAGCTGCAAGGACATTGCAGTGCCTGTCTCTGACTccaagctgcagctggagaaggaggTGCGCAATAAGATGGAGTTCCACACTGCCAGGAAATCCCTCCAGATAAAGCTGAAGTGCCTCCCTGGGCTGGTGCTGTGCTCCATGGAAGTGCTCTCCTGCTCGCTCACCTCGACGGCACGCAGCCGACCTGTGCCTGTGTACATCCCCAGGCGGGAGAGCAGCTTCCTGCCCGAGGAGCAGCGGGAGATGCTGGAGCTCCACATCCGCACCGCGAAGCTGCAGCGCTGCAAGGAGCACCATGGCAGGGAGCAGCCATCCCAGCGAGCCGTGCGGgggcaggacagcagcagggcagccctgcagaccAACCGACAGGCCCAGAAGTTTAGCACCTGGACCAACACGGCCCACACTGCAGCGGGTGTTCAGCACCGTCGCCATCGCCGTGGACACAGCTTTGCCATCCGCGGGGATGactga
- the LOC107319142 gene encoding C-C motif chemokine 17-like, whose translation MLSTKPLLLLLLLLSISQPSSTAPYAPSECCYEYVKGALRVEVLKSFYETSNDCLLEAIVFETKKGKKICAKPNALWVKRAVKNLQKKEPQAE comes from the exons ATGCTCAGCACAAAGccactcctgctgctcctgctgctcctcagcatctcccagcccagctccacag ccccatatgCACCTTCGGAATGCTGTTACGAATATGTAAAAGGTGCTCTCCGGGTTGAAGTGTTGAAGAGTTTCTATGAGACTTCCAATGACTGCCTTCTAGAAGCAATTGT GTTTGAgacaaagaaagggaagaagatcTGTGCAAAACCAAACGCACTTTGGGTGAAAAGAGCAGTTAAGAATCTTCAGAAAAAGGAGCCTCAAGCTGAGTGA
- the CX3CL1 gene encoding fractalkine isoform X2 has product MKKLDQEKAPAASPLPQPDTSPAAAVPEEPGVFHKQTALQVPSPPPASAASERAPVPAASTEETSKPTPAMQNTTHFPASPVTSGAAMHSGVISEANRESLTSVHSTADAVGMALGQSIPYPTAPVHGSDGQEEPVGHTTDGAGDVQGTTSTSDSEPASIPKGLDHPGLHTNDPLGPVSTRGSTSGTTSKSFSSALPSTLKSTEVSMVPSTPEAAPALTQNPTAAVDKGLYVHVSKNFSSSAFGTGTSDHLLPLGKQGPPDTLVFTSQMFSGQARPQATRSPSDSPALSSLSGSQMHFVLPVALAGGLIACGVAAVWLYTKFRIRPETTTREMVEGLLYLKEGHQDNVYRMEVI; this is encoded by the coding sequence ATGAAGAAACTGGACCAGGAAAAGGCCCCGGCAGCATCCCCACTTCCACAGCCTGACACTTCCCCTGCAGCAGCGGTACCCGAAGAGCCTGGCGTCTTCCACAAGCAAACTGCTCTCCAAGTACCAAGTCCACCTCCAGCCTCTGCAGCTTCAGAGAGAGCACCCgttcctgctgccagcacagaggaGACCAGCAAACCCACCCCAGCCATGCAGAACACCACGCACTTCCCTGCATCTCCTGTGACATCGGGAGCTGCTATGCACTCTGGAgtcatttcagaagcaaacagaGAGTCCTTAACATCTGTGCACTCAACAGCTGACGCAGTGGGCATGGCCCTTGGCCAATCCATCCCATACCCCACAGCTCCTGTGCATGGTTCTGATGGCCAAGAAGAACCTGTAGGACATACTACAGATGGTGCTGGTGATGTCCAAGGCACAACTTCTACCTCAGACTCGGAGCCTGCATCCATTCCCAAAGGACTGGACCATCCTGGTCTTCATACGAACGACCCCCTGGGCCCAGTCAGTACAAGAGGCAGCACATCAGGCACTACTTCAAAGAGTTTTAGTTCAGCTCTCCCCTCCACCCTAAAGAGCACAGAGGTCAGCATGGTCCCATCCACACCAGAGGCTGCTCCAGCTCTTACTCAAAACCCCACAGCTGCCGTAGACAAAGGTCTTTACGTCCATGTCAGCAAAAATTTCAGTTCCTCTGCATTTGGTACTGGGACATCTGATCATTTATTGCCCCTGGGAAAACAAGGCCCTCCAGATACATTAGTTTTCACCAGTCAGATGTTCTCAGGCCAAGCCAGACCACAGGCTACAAGAAGCCCAAGTGACTCACCTGCGCTCAGCTCCTTGTCAGGGTCCCAAATGCACTTTGTCCTCCCTGTTGCCCTGGCGGGTGGGCTGATTGCTTGTGGTGTGGCAGCTGTATGGCTATACACTAAATTCAGAATCAGAccagaaacaacaacaagagaaatGGTGGAAGGTTTGCTCTACCTGAAAGAGGGACACCAAGACAACGTCTATCGGATGGAAGTGATCTGA